In Rothia mucilaginosa, one genomic interval encodes:
- a CDS encoding thiamine-phosphate kinase → MRETPLSKLGESRVLRAFMPIINAHNEQVAATARQAGHIEPLDVGPGDDCAVLAAPAPGQRTVVTTDTLVEDQDFMNLWPGGIARAGEAGEFILEPARSSGYDVGRKAATQNLADVAAMGARPVSLFISLSLPGSTPYGWIDGFAHGIVDGINACGATECVIGGGDIGDSTEMSVTVTALGYTDRAVLRSGARPGDTIALAGRTAWSDAGLRLLLNPLSLPAMALLRAIAAGQDAEAALEAVSRAWAQKHTEKQAEGTGALPGGVLPEGLIELARTLSPEDAAHMIAVCERAVDSQHHPVSPIPAGEVARQHQASSMLDLSDGLVKDAGRVAAASGVQMRLDRAAVDAFAEPLLPLARLLLAIGERNEAGESPASLARTFVLVGGEDHGLLATFPGEVPEEFVPLGTCVADAPERGLSAELYGAERRHNAVTGAAVVMDGRSLDGMGWEHYGASA, encoded by the coding sequence ATGCGAGAGACACCTCTCTCAAAGCTGGGGGAGTCCCGCGTTCTGCGCGCCTTCATGCCGATTATCAACGCCCACAATGAGCAGGTTGCCGCTACGGCACGTCAGGCGGGGCACATTGAGCCCCTCGATGTGGGTCCCGGTGACGACTGTGCCGTCCTCGCCGCGCCCGCGCCCGGTCAGCGTACCGTGGTCACCACCGACACTCTCGTTGAGGACCAGGACTTCATGAACCTGTGGCCCGGCGGTATCGCACGTGCGGGTGAGGCCGGCGAGTTCATTCTGGAACCCGCCCGCAGTAGCGGCTACGATGTGGGGCGCAAAGCCGCGACCCAGAACCTTGCCGACGTTGCCGCCATGGGCGCACGCCCGGTGAGCCTCTTCATCTCCTTGAGCCTGCCCGGTAGCACTCCTTACGGCTGGATCGATGGCTTCGCCCACGGCATTGTAGACGGAATCAACGCCTGCGGAGCTACCGAATGCGTGATTGGCGGCGGCGATATTGGCGACTCCACCGAAATGTCGGTGACCGTCACCGCCCTCGGCTACACGGACCGCGCCGTGTTACGCTCCGGCGCACGCCCCGGTGACACTATTGCCCTGGCGGGACGTACCGCCTGGTCCGATGCCGGTCTGCGCCTGCTGCTCAACCCGCTCTCCCTGCCCGCCATGGCACTGCTGCGTGCCATTGCCGCAGGTCAAGATGCTGAGGCGGCGCTGGAGGCGGTGAGCCGGGCGTGGGCTCAAAAGCATACTGAGAAGCAGGCTGAAGGTACTGGCGCTCTTCCTGGTGGCGTTCTTCCCGAGGGTCTTATCGAGCTTGCCCGCACCCTCAGCCCCGAAGACGCCGCGCACATGATTGCGGTCTGCGAGCGCGCCGTCGACTCGCAACACCACCCGGTCAGTCCCATCCCCGCCGGCGAGGTGGCACGCCAGCATCAGGCAAGCTCCATGCTGGATCTTTCCGACGGACTCGTCAAGGACGCTGGACGAGTCGCCGCTGCCTCCGGGGTGCAGATGCGCCTCGACCGCGCCGCCGTGGATGCGTTCGCCGAGCCGCTACTACCGCTGGCGCGCCTGCTGCTGGCGATTGGTGAGCGCAACGAGGCGGGGGAGAGCCCCGCATCCCTGGCGCGCACCTTCGTGCTGGTCGGCGGAGAAGACCACGGCCTGCTGGCGACCTTCCCCGGTGAGGTACCCGAAGAGTTCGTGCCCCTGGGAACCTGCGTGGCGGACGCCCCGGAGCGTGGTCTGAGCGCCGAACTCTACGGTGCCGAACGCCGCCACAATGCGGTGACCGGCGCGGCGGTCGTGATGGACGGCCGCTCCCTGGACGGCATGGGCTGGGAACACTACGGGGCTTCCGCGTAG
- a CDS encoding NAD(P)H-dependent glycerol-3-phosphate dehydrogenase, with protein MTFFGRTPAASPEFTPPATVQSIAVLGAGSWGTAFAKIAADAARERGDNTRVTLIGRDEQVMAECERTRENARYFPGMKLPDNMHFTADAPAALTGADIVVLALPAQVLRSQLQSFARYIESNAMLVSLAKGLETGTGLRMSQVITEELEESMALRGADLRAIGHIPHRVCVLSGPNLAKEIMGEEPTASVVAARTLPVAESVAHAIACAYFRPYTNTDVVGTEIGGLVKNVIALCVGICEGRNYGDNSKASIMTRGLAEITRLAVALGGEAATMSGLAGMGDLIATCSSPLSRNHTAGRLLAQGVTPDRLHEHMSQTAESIKSAPVVAELARRHGVEMPIVEAVVAVLSGRIGIEELAPQLLGRRLKHESH; from the coding sequence GTGACCTTCTTTGGACGCACCCCCGCAGCAAGCCCTGAATTTACCCCTCCGGCAACCGTACAGTCTATTGCGGTGCTCGGCGCCGGTAGCTGGGGCACCGCTTTCGCTAAGATCGCGGCGGATGCTGCCCGCGAGCGCGGCGATAACACCCGCGTGACCCTCATCGGTCGTGATGAGCAGGTGATGGCTGAGTGCGAACGCACCCGCGAGAATGCCCGCTATTTTCCGGGAATGAAGCTGCCGGATAACATGCACTTCACGGCGGATGCCCCCGCGGCGCTGACCGGCGCCGATATTGTGGTTCTTGCCTTGCCCGCGCAGGTTCTGCGTTCGCAGTTGCAGAGCTTCGCCCGCTATATTGAGTCGAACGCCATGCTGGTGTCTTTGGCGAAGGGCCTGGAGACCGGTACGGGTCTGCGCATGTCGCAGGTCATTACCGAGGAGCTGGAAGAATCCATGGCTCTGCGCGGTGCTGATCTGCGCGCGATTGGCCATATTCCGCACCGCGTATGCGTGCTCTCGGGCCCGAACCTGGCGAAGGAAATCATGGGGGAGGAGCCTACCGCCTCCGTGGTTGCGGCTCGTACCCTGCCGGTGGCTGAGTCTGTTGCTCACGCGATTGCGTGCGCGTACTTCCGCCCGTACACCAACACGGATGTGGTGGGTACCGAAATTGGTGGCCTGGTGAAGAATGTGATTGCCCTTTGCGTGGGTATTTGCGAGGGCCGCAATTACGGCGATAACTCGAAGGCGTCCATTATGACGCGCGGTCTGGCGGAGATTACCCGCCTGGCGGTGGCGTTGGGCGGCGAGGCTGCGACGATGAGCGGTCTTGCCGGTATGGGTGACTTGATTGCGACCTGCTCTTCACCGCTGTCTCGTAACCACACGGCGGGCCGCCTGCTGGCTCAGGGTGTTACCCCTGACCGCCTGCACGAGCATATGAGCCAGACCGCTGAGTCGATTAAGTCGGCGCCGGTGGTGGCTGAGTTGGCTCGTCGTCACGGCGTGGAGATGCCCATTGTTGAGGCTGTGGTGGCTGTGCTTTCGGGCCGTATTGGCATTGAGGAGTTGGCGCCTCAGTTGTTGGGTCGCCGCCTCAAGCATGAGAGCCACTAG
- a CDS encoding Dak phosphatase: MNAEQNQRTEEREIYRRACVRAYRFGVAWSTAARTTIERYREALNELNGFPVPDKDTGSNIAHTLLTLTEEFERGMEQVLPGDALPGEILPSEVLPADENPGGEGTYAPEAAGASEEETLAHLWIQLGGIYEHAIMRASRVARGNSGTLLCAWALEAVRSYWFLTGNLARELGDAADELPLVRALETDYERVIARGSLPKHREVKLEYAHAEARAMAFAAERIRASVGEQMVPSTMLSVMVELARLDAHYDASQDAEAADGALKERRRALMRAALERTAQFPPSPELAGFVDAGALGFYLAVVHSNPRWEGATLSEAQVESMLRAPSAVDTARAGSEPAEHVEGEHAEHAGQSGWELMGTLTCEPLALAQLRPELEAMGDSLLITPLDMAAGLWALHVHVPEIDPARELIMGYGQWSDERISSLADGHHADHACGAEGGA; the protein is encoded by the coding sequence GTGAACGCAGAACAGAACCAGCGCACCGAAGAGCGCGAGATCTACCGCCGCGCCTGCGTGCGCGCCTACCGCTTCGGCGTAGCGTGGTCCACCGCCGCCCGCACCACCATCGAACGCTACCGTGAGGCGCTCAACGAACTCAACGGGTTCCCCGTGCCCGATAAGGACACCGGCTCCAATATCGCCCACACCCTGCTGACCCTGACCGAAGAGTTCGAGCGGGGCATGGAGCAGGTTCTGCCCGGTGATGCTTTGCCCGGCGAGATTTTGCCCAGCGAGGTTCTTCCCGCTGACGAAAATCCTGGTGGGGAGGGCACGTACGCGCCTGAGGCGGCGGGCGCCTCCGAAGAGGAAACCCTCGCCCACCTGTGGATTCAGCTGGGCGGCATCTACGAGCACGCGATTATGCGCGCATCCCGCGTGGCGCGCGGCAACTCCGGTACCCTGCTCTGCGCCTGGGCGCTGGAGGCAGTGCGCAGCTACTGGTTCCTGACCGGAAACCTCGCTCGGGAGCTCGGCGACGCAGCCGATGAGCTGCCGCTCGTGCGCGCCCTGGAGACAGACTACGAGCGCGTTATTGCTCGCGGATCCCTGCCGAAGCATCGCGAAGTGAAGCTGGAGTACGCCCACGCGGAGGCGCGCGCGATGGCGTTCGCGGCTGAGCGTATTCGCGCCAGCGTGGGGGAGCAGATGGTGCCCTCCACGATGCTGTCGGTCATGGTGGAGCTTGCCCGCCTGGACGCACACTACGATGCATCGCAGGACGCAGAAGCCGCTGATGGGGCGCTGAAAGAGCGTCGACGTGCGCTGATGCGTGCCGCCCTGGAACGTACCGCGCAGTTCCCGCCCTCACCCGAGCTTGCCGGTTTCGTGGATGCCGGCGCGCTCGGCTTCTACCTTGCCGTGGTGCACTCCAACCCGCGCTGGGAGGGAGCAACCCTGAGCGAGGCGCAGGTGGAGTCCATGCTGCGCGCGCCCTCAGCTGTGGATACGGCGCGGGCTGGCTCTGAACCCGCCGAGCATGTAGAAGGTGAGCACGCAGAACATGCGGGGCAGAGCGGCTGGGAGCTCATGGGCACGCTGACCTGTGAGCCCCTCGCCCTGGCGCAGTTGCGCCCCGAACTTGAAGCCATGGGTGACAGTCTGCTCATTACGCCCCTGGACATGGCGGCTGGACTCTGGGCGCTGCACGTGCACGTGCCCGAAATTGACCCCGCCCGCGAGCTGATTATGGGCTACGGTCAGTGGTCGGATGAGCGTATTTCCTCCCTGGCGGACGGTCACCACGCCGACCACGCGTGCGGTGCGGAGGGCGGCGCATGA
- a CDS encoding D-alanine--D-alanine ligase family protein has translation MTEKKTVALLCGGRSSEHPISLITAAGVLGAIDRTAYDVITIGITRDGRWYLTDEQQLAELTAGTRGTAEFPEGTQQVFLPMGAGDSRLTLVDAEGNVTRTAPVDVVFPLLHGPFGEDGTVQGLLEMADLHYVGCGVTASAVGMDKHFMKVAFESAGLEVGPYEVITNRQWEHEDREQILERVLKLGFPMFVKPTRAGSSFGITKVDSVEELVPAIEEARRHDPKIIIEAGIVGREIECAVLDGHHGEMPRASYPGEIEVVDEDHGFYDFEAKYVSESSAVTVCPANLPQDVQDRLRELAVKAFLALDGEGLSRADFFYTEDGRLVINEVNTMPGFTPISMYKTMWENTGISYTDLISELLTLAMERPLGLR, from the coding sequence ATGACCGAGAAGAAGACCGTCGCCCTGCTGTGCGGTGGCCGCTCCTCCGAGCACCCGATTTCGCTCATTACTGCTGCCGGCGTTCTGGGCGCTATTGACCGCACCGCCTACGACGTCATCACTATCGGTATTACCCGTGACGGCCGCTGGTACCTGACCGATGAGCAGCAGCTTGCCGAGCTGACTGCTGGCACACGCGGTACCGCAGAGTTCCCCGAGGGTACCCAGCAGGTGTTCCTGCCGATGGGCGCCGGCGATTCCCGCCTGACCCTGGTGGATGCTGAGGGTAACGTTACCCGCACCGCGCCGGTGGACGTTGTGTTCCCGCTGCTGCACGGCCCCTTCGGCGAGGACGGCACCGTGCAGGGTCTGCTGGAAATGGCTGACCTGCACTACGTGGGTTGCGGCGTGACCGCATCCGCTGTGGGGATGGATAAGCACTTCATGAAGGTTGCTTTCGAGTCCGCTGGCCTGGAGGTCGGCCCCTACGAGGTCATCACCAACCGCCAGTGGGAGCACGAGGACCGCGAGCAGATTCTGGAGCGTGTGCTGAAGCTGGGCTTCCCCATGTTTGTGAAGCCGACCCGCGCGGGTTCTTCCTTCGGTATTACCAAGGTGGATTCTGTGGAGGAGCTTGTGCCCGCGATTGAAGAGGCACGCCGCCACGACCCGAAGATCATTATTGAGGCCGGTATTGTGGGCCGCGAAATTGAGTGCGCTGTGCTCGACGGCCACCACGGCGAGATGCCCCGCGCGTCCTACCCCGGCGAGATTGAGGTTGTGGACGAGGACCACGGCTTCTACGACTTTGAAGCGAAGTACGTTTCTGAGTCGTCCGCTGTGACCGTGTGCCCGGCAAACCTGCCGCAGGATGTGCAGGACCGTCTGCGCGAGCTGGCTGTGAAGGCGTTCCTGGCGTTGGATGGCGAGGGTCTGTCGCGTGCGGACTTCTTCTACACCGAGGATGGCCGCCTGGTCATTAACGAGGTGAATACCATGCCCGGCTTCACCCCGATTTCGATGTACAAGACCATGTGGGAGAACACCGGTATTTCCTACACTGATCTGATTAGCGAGCTGCTGACCCTGGCGATGGAACGCCCCCTGGGTCTGCGATAG